In the Blautia coccoides genome, TCAGAATTGATCAACTGGAATTTCAGGGATGAACTTCCGCAGTTTACTACTAATACGTTCATGTTTTTTCCTCCGTTATCATACATCTTCACGGCTGAAACAGCCGCGTTTGGTATCATTATACATCTTTTCAAAAAATGGTACAAGGGCACCGTTTAAATTTACGGGGAAATTTTGTATTCTTTTGGGAACATGGATATAAATAATATAAAATGGTAATGTGAGGATACGGAACAGTTGTCCGCAGACAGAAAATTTGTTATATTTAATCATAAGATTAAAAGAGAACGCAGAAGGGAATACAGATCATATGAGCAGAATCACCGGAATCATTGCCGAATACAATCCTTTTCATAAGGGACACGCATACCATCTTGAGAAGGCCAGAGAACTGACCTGCGCGGATCACCTTATCGTCGTCATGAGCGGTGATTTCGTACAGAGAGGTGCCCCTGCACTGTTTGATAAGTATCTCCGCACCCGTATGGCTCTTTTGGAAGGCGCGGATCTGGTATTGGAACTTCCTGTTTCCATCGCATGTGCAAGCGCGGAGTATTTTGCCTCCGGCGCAGTCTCTGTGCTGGATCAGCTTGGCTGTGTAAACGCCCTCTGCTTCGGAAGTGAATCCGGGGATGTCAGGGCATTGACTGCGTGTGCAAAAGTCCTTTTAGAGGAGGATACAGCTTATCAGCAGCAGCTTCGTTCTCTCTTAAAAAAAGGATATTCCTTTCCCGCTGCCCGGAAAAGTGCCTTTGCCGCACTGCATCATCCGGAATGTTTCACGGAGCTTTTAGATCCCCCCAACAATATCCTCGGTTTGGAATATATAAAGGCTCTTTTGCGGTCAAACAGCCACATACAGCCAACTGCCCTGAAACGTGCCGGTGCCGGATACCATGACGGCCACCTGTCCGGTTCTCTTTCAAGCGCCACTGCGATCCGCAAGCATTTAAGGGAAAATTCTATTGAAAATGGAAGATCACTGGTCAATTACGAAGAAATCCTCACAAAAACCATGCCGGAGTCAGCCGCTTTGCTGGCAGCCCGCAGGCTTTCCTGCGAATCTCCGGTCTGGGAGGATGATTTTTCCCTGCTGCTCCG is a window encoding:
- a CDS encoding nucleotidyltransferase; its protein translation is MSRITGIIAEYNPFHKGHAYHLEKARELTCADHLIVVMSGDFVQRGAPALFDKYLRTRMALLEGADLVLELPVSIACASAEYFASGAVSVLDQLGCVNALCFGSESGDVRALTACAKVLLEEDTAYQQQLRSLLKKGYSFPAARKSAFAALHHPECFTELLDPPNNILGLEYIKALLRSNSHIQPTALKRAGAGYHDGHLSGSLSSATAIRKHLRENSIENGRSLVNYEEILTKTMPESAALLAARRLSCESPVWEDDFSLLLRYRLMLQSPEELGTYADLSPELARRIHARLNDFRSFSQFLSLLKTRELTYTRISRALLHVLLNIKEDMSPLSPVPYARILGFSRAGSGLLREIKANTRIPLITKAADHRKLLSDSAQRKFEQDLFASNLYETVRTQKNGTVFVNDIQKPPVIL